A single genomic interval of Polynucleobacter necessarius harbors:
- the ftsZ gene encoding cell division protein FtsZ has translation MAFEMLDQETAGKTIIKVVGVGGAGGNAVQHMIRRGVNGVEFICMNTDAGALQRSEASVNLQLGSSGLGAGAKPEIGAASAEEARARIADTLQGAHMVFITAGMGGGTGTGAAPIVAQVAKEMGILTVGVISKPFDFEGVKRLKVAENGAAELESYVDSLIVVLNEKLFEVMGEDAEFDKAFACADDVLHNAVSGIAEIINVQGLINVDFEDVKTVMGEQGKAMMGTATVSGMDRARLAAEAAVASPLLEGVDLSGARGVLVNITASRSLKLSETREVMAAIRGYAADDATVIFGTVYDESLGDALRVTVVATGLNNPQARKNNQPEVVWRQATGTHDAMPTMADLNSFAPDSPSAAISKVSLDAALSTSAGMTLTGTGSAPAMAAQPASSGVDYSQYDLPRVFRSSREATPAPTLGSDSSPQAKSMLDKGADYYEIPAFLRKQAD, from the coding sequence ATGGCATTTGAAATGTTAGATCAAGAAACAGCTGGCAAAACCATTATTAAAGTGGTTGGAGTCGGTGGCGCCGGTGGTAATGCTGTCCAGCACATGATCCGTCGTGGTGTTAACGGCGTAGAGTTTATTTGCATGAACACCGATGCTGGCGCGTTACAGCGTTCTGAGGCATCTGTGAATTTGCAACTGGGCTCTAGCGGATTAGGTGCGGGCGCTAAACCAGAAATCGGCGCAGCTTCTGCTGAAGAAGCGCGTGCACGTATTGCGGATACATTGCAAGGTGCGCATATGGTATTCATCACTGCGGGTATGGGTGGCGGCACTGGAACTGGTGCGGCTCCCATCGTGGCTCAAGTGGCTAAGGAAATGGGCATTTTGACTGTTGGCGTAATCAGCAAGCCATTTGACTTCGAGGGTGTGAAGCGCTTGAAGGTTGCTGAAAATGGTGCGGCAGAGCTCGAGTCTTATGTGGATTCATTGATTGTGGTTCTCAATGAAAAACTCTTTGAGGTAATGGGTGAAGACGCTGAGTTCGATAAGGCATTTGCTTGTGCTGATGACGTATTGCACAACGCTGTTTCTGGTATTGCAGAAATCATTAACGTTCAAGGTTTGATTAACGTCGATTTTGAAGACGTGAAGACAGTCATGGGGGAGCAAGGTAAAGCGATGATGGGAACAGCAACAGTTTCCGGCATGGATCGCGCACGCTTGGCTGCCGAAGCTGCAGTTGCATCTCCATTGCTCGAAGGTGTTGATCTCTCTGGTGCACGTGGAGTGTTGGTAAATATTACTGCTAGCCGTTCACTGAAGTTATCTGAGACTCGTGAAGTAATGGCTGCGATTCGTGGCTATGCTGCGGATGATGCAACCGTGATTTTCGGTACTGTATATGACGAGAGCTTAGGCGATGCCTTGCGTGTGACTGTTGTTGCTACTGGTTTGAATAATCCCCAAGCTCGTAAAAACAACCAGCCTGAAGTAGTTTGGAGACAAGCTACTGGTACGCATGATGCAATGCCAACAATGGCCGATCTCAATAGCTTTGCTCCTGATAGCCCATCAGCAGCTATCAGTAAGGTGAGCTTAGATGCTGCTTTAAGTACTAGTGCAGGCATGACTTTAACTGGCACTGGTAGCGCTCCAGCAATGGCAGCTCAGCCAGCAAGCTCTGGTGTTGACTACAGTCAATATGATTTGCCGCGGGTTTTTCGTAGCTCTCGTGAAGCGACTCCTGCGCCTACATTAGGTTCGGATAGTTCTCCGCAAGCTAAATCCATGTTGGATAAAGGGGCTGATTACTATGAAATCCCGGCCTTTTTGCGTAAGCAAGCAGATTAA
- the secA gene encoding preprotein translocase subunit SecA, whose amino-acid sequence MVIGLLKTLVGSRNDRLLKQYRTVVAKVGAFEASLQSLDDAALTAKTAEFKSRLAAGESLDDIAAEAFAVVREASVRVMKMRHFDAQILGGLALHQGKIAEMGTGEGKTLTATLPVYLNALTGKGVHVVTVNDYLAQRDAEWMSKLYNFLGMKVGVNLSQMDHTTKQEAYTADITYGTNNEFGFDYLRDNMVQDLNQRVQRGLAYAIVDEVDSILIDEARTPLIISGQAEDHTDLYIKINALPSHLERQIGEEKVDGTGVEKPGDYWVDEKSQQVYLTEQGHDKAEAVLVQLGALNDGDSLYAPQNITLMHHVYAALRAHSLYHRDQHYVVQNGEVIIVDEFTGRLMQGRRWSDGLHQAVEAKEGVQIQNENQTLATITFQNYFRIYGKLAGMTGTADTEAYEFKEIYNLETVVIPPNRMSQRKDKQDQIYKSSRERYDAVIKDIQDCYERGQPVLVGTTSIENSELIANLLDQRKLPHQVLNAKQHAREAEIIAQAGRPKMITIATNMAGRGTDIILGGNVGKQSALIELDDALSDPEKAAKIKQLQDEWQGIHDQVLASGGLHIIGTERHESRRIDNQLRGRSGRQGDPGSSRFYLSLDDPLLRIFAGDRLRAVMERLKMPDGELIEAGMVTRSIESAQRKVEGRNFDIRKQLLEYDNVANDQRKETYRLRNEVLESGDIGELIANLREDVLRSVCSVYVPLESMEEQWDLTGLENVLASEWGLSVDLKAWVEGADTVDDAEIVNRVLRAAKEAYDAKVDLSGRESFASFERSVLLYSLDSHWREHLAALDHLRQGIHLRGYAQKDPKQEYRREAFELYGELLNVIKNDVVKSIMTVQIRSASELDQASESMNDDLAKLSDIQYQHADPEREVAGSTGDRGAPIDIQPVPLRTGPKVGRNDPCTCGSWKKYKNCCGALA is encoded by the coding sequence ATGGTAATCGGTCTTCTTAAAACCCTGGTCGGCAGCCGTAACGACCGCCTCTTAAAACAGTATCGCACAGTCGTTGCCAAGGTCGGCGCTTTTGAGGCGTCCCTGCAATCTTTGGATGATGCTGCGCTTACGGCTAAAACTGCGGAATTTAAGTCCCGTCTGGCTGCTGGAGAGTCGTTAGACGATATCGCAGCCGAAGCTTTTGCGGTCGTGCGTGAGGCAAGTGTGCGCGTCATGAAGATGCGTCATTTTGATGCCCAAATTCTGGGTGGCTTGGCTTTACATCAAGGCAAGATTGCTGAGATGGGTACTGGCGAAGGAAAGACCCTTACCGCTACTCTCCCAGTCTATTTAAATGCGTTGACTGGTAAAGGTGTCCATGTTGTAACGGTCAATGACTATTTGGCGCAACGCGATGCAGAGTGGATGTCTAAGTTGTACAACTTCTTAGGTATGAAGGTGGGTGTGAATTTATCCCAAATGGATCACACCACCAAGCAAGAAGCCTACACGGCGGATATTACCTACGGCACGAATAACGAATTTGGTTTTGATTATTTGCGCGACAACATGGTTCAGGATTTGAATCAGCGAGTTCAGCGCGGATTAGCTTACGCGATTGTTGACGAAGTCGACTCTATTTTGATTGATGAGGCTCGCACTCCATTAATCATCTCTGGACAGGCCGAAGACCACACTGATCTCTATATCAAAATTAATGCGCTGCCATCCCATTTGGAACGCCAGATTGGTGAAGAAAAAGTGGATGGCACTGGTGTTGAGAAGCCGGGTGACTATTGGGTAGATGAGAAGTCTCAGCAGGTTTACTTAACAGAGCAAGGTCACGATAAAGCCGAGGCTGTATTGGTGCAGCTAGGCGCGCTCAATGATGGCGATTCTTTATACGCGCCACAAAATATTACTTTGATGCACCACGTGTACGCCGCTCTGCGCGCACATTCTTTGTATCACCGTGATCAACATTACGTTGTTCAGAATGGCGAAGTGATCATCGTAGATGAATTCACTGGCCGTTTGATGCAAGGTCGTCGTTGGTCTGATGGATTGCATCAGGCCGTGGAAGCTAAGGAAGGTGTGCAGATTCAGAATGAGAATCAAACCTTAGCTACGATCACATTCCAAAATTATTTCCGCATATACGGCAAGTTGGCCGGCATGACGGGTACTGCCGATACTGAGGCGTATGAATTTAAGGAAATTTACAACTTAGAAACTGTTGTGATTCCTCCAAACCGTATGAGCCAAAGAAAAGACAAACAAGATCAAATCTACAAGTCTTCTCGTGAGCGTTATGACGCGGTCATTAAAGATATTCAAGATTGCTATGAACGTGGTCAGCCAGTATTGGTGGGTACCACTTCAATTGAGAACTCAGAGTTGATTGCGAATTTATTGGATCAGCGTAAATTACCGCATCAAGTCTTGAACGCTAAGCAGCATGCGCGTGAAGCAGAAATTATTGCTCAAGCAGGCCGTCCAAAGATGATCACCATCGCTACTAATATGGCGGGTCGTGGTACTGACATTATTTTGGGCGGTAATGTGGGCAAGCAGTCTGCATTGATTGAGCTTGATGACGCACTGTCCGATCCTGAAAAAGCGGCCAAGATTAAGCAATTGCAAGATGAGTGGCAGGGTATTCATGATCAAGTTCTGGCATCAGGTGGCTTGCATATTATTGGTACCGAGCGCCATGAAAGCCGTCGTATTGACAATCAGTTGAGAGGTCGTTCGGGTCGTCAAGGTGATCCTGGATCTTCTCGTTTCTATCTTTCATTGGATGATCCGCTCTTACGTATTTTTGCTGGTGATCGTCTGCGCGCCGTTATGGAGCGCCTCAAGATGCCAGATGGAGAGCTGATTGAGGCAGGCATGGTGACTCGTTCGATTGAGTCTGCGCAGCGCAAAGTAGAGGGACGTAACTTTGATATTCGCAAGCAATTGCTAGAGTATGACAACGTCGCGAATGATCAGCGTAAAGAAACTTATCGTCTCCGCAACGAAGTTCTTGAAAGTGGCGATATTGGTGAATTAATCGCTAACTTACGTGAAGATGTATTACGTTCCGTTTGCTCAGTGTATGTTCCGCTTGAGTCTATGGAAGAGCAGTGGGATCTTACTGGGCTCGAGAATGTTTTAGCTAGCGAGTGGGGTCTCTCAGTTGATCTGAAAGCTTGGGTTGAGGGCGCAGATACTGTAGATGATGCTGAGATAGTTAATCGAGTCTTGCGGGCTGCCAAAGAAGCTTACGATGCAAAAGTAGATCTCTCTGGTCGCGAATCCTTTGCTAGCTTTGAGCGCTCAGTTCTTCTATATAGCCTAGATAGCCATTGGCGCGAGCATTTGGCTGCCTTAGATCATTTGCGCCAAGGCATTCATTTGCGTGGTTACGCCCAAAAAGATCCAAAACAAGAATATCGTCGCGAAGCATTTGAGCTATATGGCGAATTGCTCAACGTTATTAAGAATGATGTTGTCAAAAGCATCATGACTGTTCAGATTCGTAGTGCCAGTGAGCTAGACCAGGCTTCTGAATCTATGAATGATGATTTAGCTAAGCTTTCTGATATTCAGTATCAACACGCTGATCCAGAGAGAGAGGTAGCGGGTTCAACGGGGGATCGCGGCGCTCCAATTGATATTCAGCCAGTCCCGCTTCGCACCGGACCCAAGGTAGGTCGAAACGATCCTTGCACCTGCGGTAGTTGGAAGAAGTATAAGAACTGCTGCGGCGCACTAGCCTAA
- a CDS encoding MoaD/ThiS family protein, with amino-acid sequence MQITLKLFASLASYLPSNKKSNVATDIDLADGSTIGDVIILYKIPSKSAHLVMVNGVYIQPEERDQYALKSNDALAICPPVAGR; translated from the coding sequence ATGCAGATTACCTTGAAGTTGTTTGCCAGCTTGGCAAGCTATTTACCATCCAATAAAAAAAGCAATGTCGCGACGGACATTGACTTGGCCGATGGTAGCACTATTGGTGACGTGATCATTCTTTATAAAATTCCCAGTAAATCAGCGCACTTAGTCATGGTAAATGGGGTTTATATTCAGCCTGAGGAACGTGATCAATATGCCCTCAAGTCGAATGACGCTCTGGCCATTTGCCCTCCGGTAGCTGGTCGCTAA
- a CDS encoding peroxiredoxin, translating to MIAVGQKLPNATLYELFDEESEGCSLGPNAFEVEKLAAGKKIVLFALPGAFTPTCSAKHVPGYVEHYDAIKAKGVDEIWCVSVNDPFVMGAWGRDQKAGKKIRMLGDGSAEFTKKLGFGLDLTARGFGVRSDRYAMIIEDGIVKSLDREAPGKFEVSDAASILKKL from the coding sequence ATGATTGCTGTTGGACAAAAATTACCGAACGCTACCCTTTACGAATTGTTTGATGAAGAGAGTGAAGGCTGCTCTTTAGGGCCAAATGCCTTTGAAGTTGAGAAGCTAGCGGCAGGAAAAAAGATTGTGCTTTTCGCATTGCCTGGTGCATTTACACCCACTTGTTCTGCTAAGCATGTGCCTGGCTATGTTGAGCACTACGATGCGATTAAGGCTAAAGGCGTTGATGAAATTTGGTGCGTTTCTGTAAATGATCCATTTGTGATGGGCGCATGGGGCCGCGATCAGAAGGCTGGTAAAAAGATTCGCATGCTAGGTGATGGTAGCGCCGAGTTCACCAAAAAGCTCGGTTTTGGGTTGGATTTAACCGCTCGTGGTTTCGGTGTTCGTTCTGATCGTTACGCAATGATTATCGAAGATGGCATTGTGAAGTCACTGGATCGCGAAGCTCCTGGCAAGTTCGAAGTGAGTGATGCGGCCTCTATTTTGAAAAAGCTGTAA
- the lpxC gene encoding UDP-3-O-acyl-N-acetylglucosamine deacetylase, giving the protein MMKQRTIATPVKTVGIGLHSGRKVTIAIKPAPINSGVQFVRVDTPEQAIVPATALAVCDTRLASVIQKDGVRVSTVEHLLSACAGLGLDNLLIELDGEEVPIMDGSAASFLFLIESAGIAEQEAPRQFLVIKKPVEVREGDKLARLEPLFGFKLDFTIDFKHPAVDKTGQRFVVDFAEHAYRSAIGRARTFGFAHEVEALREMGLARGGSLDNVIVLDEHRILNNEELRYEDEFVRHKILDAIGDLYLIGHPIVGAYVAEKSGHALNNALLRKLLEDQSSYEISTFAENKAPGAYSHESQPLFF; this is encoded by the coding sequence ATGATGAAGCAACGCACTATCGCTACTCCGGTCAAGACCGTGGGGATTGGCTTGCATTCTGGGCGCAAGGTCACGATTGCAATTAAGCCTGCGCCAATCAATTCAGGGGTTCAGTTTGTTAGGGTGGATACGCCTGAGCAGGCTATTGTTCCCGCAACTGCTCTAGCGGTATGCGACACCAGACTGGCTTCCGTGATTCAGAAAGACGGCGTACGTGTTTCCACGGTAGAGCATTTGTTATCGGCTTGTGCTGGTCTAGGTCTCGATAATTTATTGATTGAATTGGATGGGGAAGAAGTGCCCATCATGGATGGCAGTGCTGCTTCATTTTTATTTCTAATTGAATCAGCAGGCATCGCCGAACAAGAAGCGCCACGACAATTTCTGGTAATTAAAAAACCAGTAGAGGTTCGTGAGGGCGATAAGCTTGCGCGTTTAGAGCCATTATTTGGATTTAAATTGGATTTCACGATTGACTTTAAGCATCCGGCGGTAGATAAAACAGGCCAGCGTTTTGTAGTCGATTTTGCAGAACATGCTTATCGCAGTGCGATTGGGCGCGCACGTACTTTTGGATTCGCTCATGAAGTTGAAGCGTTGCGCGAAATGGGTTTAGCGCGCGGCGGCAGTTTAGATAACGTAATTGTTTTGGATGAACACCGCATTTTGAATAACGAAGAACTTCGTTATGAAGATGAATTTGTGCGTCACAAGATCTTGGATGCGATTGGTGATCTCTATCTCATCGGGCATCCTATTGTGGGTGCTTACGTTGCCGAGAAGTCGGGTCATGCTCTGAATAACGCGCTTTTGCGTAAATTATTGGAAGACCAGAGTTCTTATGAAATCAGCACTTTTGCTGAAAATAAAGCTCCGGGAGCTTACTCTCACGAAAGTCAGCCCCTCTTTTTCTAA
- the ftsA gene encoding cell division protein FtsA, with translation MSKDNRDILVGLDIGTSKVVALVAELAPDGQFNVVGVGQTASKGLKKGVVVNIEATVQSIQKALEEAEVMADRQIVQVFTGIAGNHIVSFNSSGMVAIRDKEVSAGDVERVLETTKAINIPTDQQILHILVQEFIIDGQEDVREPIGMSGLRLEVKVHIVTGAVSAAQNIVKCVRRCGLEVNDLILQPLASGLAVLTEDEKELGVVLVDIGGGTTDIAIYCQGSIRHTVVIPIAGDQITNDIAMALRTPTIDAEDLKIAHGIARQEMADPTAMIDVPGVGDREPRPMSKQALAAVIEPRVEELFTLVRGVVRDSGYEDMVSSGIVLTGGTALMPGMVELAEQVFLRPARIGTPEYRGHLHEVLRSPRYATSIGLLMEGQAQLLRGRRVSQSGALQAVISRMKEWFAGNFKFFRRRQCSTFFT, from the coding sequence TTGGCGTTGGTCAAACTGCGTCCAAGGGTTTGAAGAAGGGCGTTGTAGTCAATATTGAGGCTACCGTTCAATCGATTCAAAAGGCGCTTGAAGAGGCTGAGGTAATGGCCGATCGCCAGATTGTCCAAGTGTTTACTGGGATTGCTGGTAATCATATTGTGAGTTTTAACTCAAGCGGCATGGTTGCTATACGCGATAAAGAGGTTAGTGCCGGAGATGTGGAGCGTGTTTTAGAAACCACTAAGGCAATCAATATTCCAACAGATCAGCAGATTTTGCACATCCTAGTTCAAGAATTCATTATTGATGGACAGGAAGATGTGCGCGAGCCAATCGGTATGAGTGGCTTGCGCCTAGAAGTGAAGGTGCATATTGTTACTGGCGCTGTCAGTGCCGCGCAAAATATTGTGAAGTGCGTACGCCGTTGCGGGCTGGAAGTAAACGATCTTATTTTGCAACCTTTGGCCTCAGGTTTGGCAGTGCTAACCGAAGATGAGAAAGAGCTTGGTGTCGTATTGGTGGATATTGGTGGCGGCACTACTGATATAGCAATTTATTGCCAAGGTTCTATTCGTCACACCGTAGTAATTCCAATCGCAGGCGATCAAATTACAAATGACATTGCGATGGCATTACGCACGCCAACAATCGATGCTGAAGATTTAAAGATTGCACATGGTATTGCGCGTCAAGAAATGGCTGATCCTACTGCAATGATTGATGTGCCTGGTGTAGGTGATCGTGAGCCTCGCCCAATGTCTAAGCAAGCATTGGCCGCAGTAATCGAACCTCGTGTTGAAGAGTTATTTACGCTCGTGCGAGGCGTGGTGCGTGATTCTGGTTATGAGGATATGGTTTCTTCGGGAATTGTTTTGACGGGTGGCACTGCGCTTATGCCTGGCATGGTGGAGTTGGCCGAACAAGTCTTCTTAAGGCCGGCCCGTATTGGTACACCTGAATACCGTGGCCATTTGCATGAAGTGTTACGTAGCCCCAGATATGCCACCAGCATTGGTTTGTTAATGGAAGGCCAGGCGCAGTTATTGCGTGGTCGTCGAGTTTCTCAGTCAGGCGCGTTACAAGCTGTTATCTCGCGCATGAAAGAATGGTTCGCAGGAAATTTTAAGTTTTTTCGTCGTCGTCAATGTAGTACGTTTTTTACCTAG